Proteins found in one Luteimonas chenhongjianii genomic segment:
- the htpX gene encoding protease HtpX yields the protein MFKRFALLIATNFAVLALVSIIMAIFGINPSTYGGLFVFAALFGFGGAFFTLAISKWSAKRATGAYVIKDPRDEAERWLFNTVRRQAQQAGIGMPEVAIYDAPEINAFATGANRNNALVAVSTGLLRSMTRDEAEAVLGHEVAHVANGDMVTMTLLQGVLNTFVIFLARVVGRAIDGYLNGGRDNGGGGFAYFAIVFVLDMIFGLFASMIAMWFSRHREFRADDGGAQLAGRHKMIAALERLAQTYGQSTLPKQVAAFGISGGVGSGMKRLLMSHPPLDERIAALRNAPPDKHAVRQGIVA from the coding sequence ATGTTCAAGCGTTTCGCTCTTCTCATCGCCACCAATTTCGCCGTGCTCGCACTGGTGAGCATCATCATGGCGATCTTCGGCATCAACCCGTCCACATACGGGGGGCTGTTCGTGTTCGCCGCGCTGTTCGGCTTCGGCGGCGCGTTCTTCACGCTGGCGATCTCCAAGTGGTCGGCCAAGCGCGCCACCGGCGCCTACGTGATCAAGGACCCGCGCGACGAGGCCGAGCGCTGGCTGTTCAATACGGTGCGCCGCCAGGCCCAGCAGGCGGGGATCGGCATGCCGGAAGTGGCGATCTACGACGCCCCCGAGATCAACGCGTTCGCGACCGGCGCCAATCGCAACAACGCACTGGTCGCGGTGTCGACCGGTCTGCTGCGTTCGATGACCCGCGATGAGGCGGAGGCCGTGCTCGGCCACGAGGTCGCGCACGTCGCCAACGGCGACATGGTGACCATGACCCTGCTGCAGGGCGTGCTCAATACCTTCGTGATCTTCCTGGCGCGCGTGGTCGGCCGGGCGATCGACGGATATCTCAACGGAGGACGCGACAACGGCGGCGGTGGCTTTGCGTACTTCGCCATCGTCTTCGTGCTCGACATGATCTTCGGCCTGTTCGCCTCGATGATCGCGATGTGGTTCTCGCGCCATCGCGAGTTCCGCGCCGACGATGGCGGTGCGCAGCTGGCGGGCCGTCACAAGATGATCGCAGCGCTGGAGCGTCTGGCGCAGACCTACGGCCAGAGCACGCTGCCCAAGCAGGTCGCGGCGTTCGGCATCAGTGGTGGGGTCGGCTCCGGTATGAAGCGGCTGTTGATGAGCCACCCACCGCTGGATGAGCGTATCGCCGCGTTGCGCAATGCGCCGCCGGACAAGCACGCGGTGCGTCAGGGCATCGTCGCCTGA
- the gluQRS gene encoding tRNA glutamyl-Q(34) synthetase GluQRS → MADSLPTRLAAYRGRFAPSPTGPLHLGSLVAALGSHVMARQAGGSWVVRIEDVDRLREVPGAAAGQLAALSAFGFHPDGDVLVQSRRDARYAQVLEQLLTQGRAFVCHCSRADLAIDGGRHLGACRARSVRADPAVRLRVPPGTTIGFDDGIRGPQVQAVDTEVGDFVLRRADGFWAYQLAVVVDDHDQGITDVVRGADLLDSTARQILLQRALGLHTPRYAHLPLLVDATGAKLSKSTGATAVDPRDPLPALARAWHVLGQSPLVADTPAEFLAAAAECFDITRVPKHDMVIDALHNTAVIGNA, encoded by the coding sequence ATGGCAGACAGTTTACCGACGCGACTCGCGGCCTACCGCGGCCGCTTCGCCCCTTCACCCACCGGCCCCCTGCACCTCGGCTCGCTGGTGGCCGCGCTCGGCAGCCACGTCATGGCGCGCCAGGCCGGCGGCAGCTGGGTGGTCCGCATCGAGGATGTCGACCGGCTGCGCGAGGTGCCCGGCGCTGCAGCGGGTCAACTTGCCGCACTCTCGGCGTTCGGGTTCCACCCGGATGGTGACGTTCTCGTGCAGAGCCGTCGCGACGCGCGCTATGCGCAGGTGCTCGAGCAGTTGCTCACGCAGGGCCGGGCGTTCGTATGCCACTGCAGCCGCGCGGATCTCGCGATCGACGGCGGTCGCCACCTCGGCGCATGTCGCGCCAGGTCGGTACGCGCGGACCCCGCGGTGCGACTGCGCGTGCCACCGGGCACGACGATCGGCTTCGACGACGGGATCCGCGGCCCGCAGGTCCAGGCAGTCGACACCGAGGTGGGGGATTTCGTCCTGCGCCGTGCGGACGGCTTCTGGGCATACCAGCTTGCCGTCGTTGTCGACGACCACGACCAGGGCATCACCGATGTCGTCCGCGGCGCCGACCTGCTCGACTCGACGGCGCGCCAGATCCTGCTGCAGCGGGCACTGGGCCTGCATACGCCGCGTTACGCACACCTGCCGCTGCTGGTCGATGCGACGGGCGCCAAGCTCTCGAAGTCGACAGGCGCTACTGCAGTCGATCCGCGTGATCCGCTGCCCGCACTCGCCCGTGCCTGGCACGTACTGGGGCAGTCTCCCCTCGTCGCCGACACACCCGCGGAGTTCCTGGCCGCGGCGGCCGAATGTTTCGACATCACACGCGTTCCGAAGCACGATATGGTCATTGATGCGCTGCACAATACAGCGGTCATCGGCAATGCCTAG
- the phbB gene encoding acetoacetyl-CoA reductase: protein MSGRVALVTGGTGGIGTAIVRRLADNGYRVATNYRNAEKAQAWKQQLQSEGYEIAIAPGDVSNHAEAERMVREIEAQLGPVDVLINNAGITRDGTFHKMHAMQWQDVINTNLNSVYNVTRPVIEGMRERQWGRIIQISSINGLKGQYGQANYAAAKAGMHGFTISLARENAKLGITVNTVSPGYVATDMVMAVPEEVRAKIAADIPTGRLGRPEEIAYAVNFLVSDEASWITGSNLDINGGHHMGW from the coding sequence ATGAGCGGACGCGTGGCACTGGTTACCGGCGGCACCGGCGGCATTGGAACGGCGATCGTCCGGCGCCTGGCCGACAACGGCTATCGCGTTGCTACCAACTACCGCAACGCCGAGAAGGCCCAGGCCTGGAAACAGCAACTGCAGAGCGAAGGCTACGAGATCGCGATCGCCCCCGGCGACGTGTCCAACCACGCCGAAGCCGAACGCATGGTGCGGGAAATCGAAGCGCAACTCGGGCCGGTGGATGTGCTGATCAACAATGCCGGAATCACGCGCGACGGCACCTTCCACAAGATGCATGCCATGCAGTGGCAGGATGTCATCAACACCAACCTCAACTCGGTCTACAACGTCACCCGTCCGGTGATCGAAGGCATGCGCGAGCGCCAATGGGGGCGGATCATCCAGATCAGTTCGATCAATGGTCTCAAGGGCCAGTACGGCCAGGCGAATTACGCGGCCGCAAAGGCCGGCATGCATGGCTTCACGATCTCGCTGGCGCGCGAGAACGCCAAGCTCGGCATCACCGTCAACACGGTTTCACCAGGGTATGTAGCCACGGACATGGTGATGGCGGTGCCCGAGGAGGTGCGCGCCAAGATCGCGGCCGACATCCCGACCGGCCGCCTGGGGCGCCCCGAAGAGATCGCATACGCGGTGAACTTCCTTGTGTCGGACGAAGCGTCGTGGATCACCGGCTCCAATCTCGACATCAACGGCGGCCACCACATGGGCTGGTGA
- the phaR gene encoding polyhydroxyalkanoate synthesis repressor PhaR: MLRSIKDQSVGFMSNAVRIIKKYPNRRLYDTEISSYITIEDVRQLIVDGEDFEVRDAKSGNDITRSVLLQIISEHESDGEPVLSTQLLSQIIRFYGDSMQGFMGNYLERSMQTFLDQQQQFRQQMGGLLGQTPWTMMNQLTERNLELWKEFQKTMVGAAVPGARPADRDPAKRGR; this comes from the coding sequence ATGCTGCGCAGCATCAAGGATCAGAGTGTTGGCTTCATGAGTAATGCCGTGCGCATCATCAAGAAGTACCCGAACCGTCGACTCTACGACACGGAAATTTCAAGCTACATCACCATCGAGGATGTCCGACAGCTGATCGTCGATGGCGAGGACTTCGAAGTCCGCGATGCCAAGAGCGGCAACGACATCACCCGCTCGGTCCTGCTGCAGATCATTTCCGAGCATGAGTCCGACGGCGAACCTGTGCTGTCCACACAGCTGCTGAGCCAGATCATCCGCTTCTACGGCGATTCGATGCAGGGCTTCATGGGCAACTATCTCGAACGCTCGATGCAGACCTTCCTCGACCAGCAGCAGCAGTTCCGCCAGCAGATGGGCGGCCTGCTCGGCCAGACCCCCTGGACGATGATGAACCAGCTGACCGAGCGCAACCTGGAGCTGTGGAAGGAGTTCCAGAAGACGATGGTCGGCGCTGCGGTACCCGGCGCCAGACCGGCCGATCGCGACCCGGCCAAGCGCGGCCGCTGA
- the phbB gene encoding acetoacetyl-CoA reductase: MTQTARVALVTGGLGGIGRAICSRLAAGGIRVVAADLPADATRLEAFTADMGSLPVTTLALDVGDADACADAVAEVEGRHGRLDILVNAAGITRDATLRKMTPEQWEEVLRINLDSAFHLCRAAVEGMVSRGFGRIVNISSVSGQTGNFGQTNYAAAKAGLHGFTMSLAREVAAKGITVNSLSPGYVETPMTAQMPPEVLARTIASVPVGRVGQPADIARAVAFLVADDAGYITGINLPVNGGLLMGF, from the coding sequence ATGACCCAGACAGCACGCGTCGCCCTCGTCACCGGCGGCCTCGGCGGCATCGGCCGCGCCATCTGCAGCCGGCTCGCCGCCGGTGGCATCCGCGTCGTGGCCGCCGACCTTCCGGCCGATGCCACGCGCCTGGAGGCATTCACCGCCGACATGGGCAGCCTGCCGGTGACGACGCTGGCGCTCGACGTGGGCGATGCCGACGCCTGCGCCGACGCGGTGGCGGAGGTGGAGGGGCGCCACGGCCGGCTCGACATCCTCGTCAACGCCGCCGGCATCACCCGCGACGCGACCCTGCGCAAGATGACGCCCGAACAGTGGGAAGAGGTGCTGCGGATCAATCTCGACAGCGCCTTCCACCTGTGCCGGGCCGCGGTCGAAGGCATGGTCTCGCGCGGGTTCGGGCGCATCGTCAACATCAGCTCGGTCAGCGGTCAGACCGGCAACTTCGGCCAGACCAACTATGCGGCGGCCAAGGCCGGGCTGCACGGCTTCACGATGTCGCTGGCCCGCGAGGTGGCGGCCAAGGGCATCACCGTCAACAGCCTCTCGCCGGGCTATGTGGAAACCCCGATGACCGCACAGATGCCGCCCGAGGTCCTGGCCCGTACCATCGCCAGCGTGCCGGTAGGTCGTGTAGGCCAGCCTGCCGATATCGCCCGCGCCGTCGCCTTCCTCGTCGCCGACGATGCCGGCTACATCACCGGCATCAACCTGCCCGTCAACGGTGGCCTGCTCATGGGCTTCTGA
- a CDS encoding M48 family metallopeptidase, with the protein MRQDPFGRDDRRQSTRPPRRRFGMRIVIVALFAAYGAYYYFSNRTVDPVTGEKVLIDRSLDIEDEKSLGLQAYQEIMGQERPVDPDSEVAKEVRLIAERLIAKVDAVEAELAREHGLEPTRFSETFDWEVNVLESDQANAFCLPGGKMAVYTGLLPVAQNSDALAVVMGHEIAHALLRHGAQRMAQQRLTQIGQMAGSLSGMDPQQQQMAMAAMGYGYLLPYARKHETEADNVGLLLAAAACFDPHQAVPLWERMSAASGGQSQPEFASTHPNPGTRIQTLEGLMPKAMEYRAKFCEDAGGEAALAR; encoded by the coding sequence ATGAGACAGGATCCGTTCGGCCGCGACGACCGCCGCCAGAGCACGCGCCCCCCACGGCGTCGCTTCGGCATGCGCATCGTCATCGTGGCGCTGTTCGCCGCGTATGGCGCGTACTACTACTTCTCCAACCGGACCGTTGACCCGGTGACCGGCGAGAAAGTGCTGATCGACCGCTCGCTGGATATCGAGGACGAGAAGTCGCTCGGCCTGCAGGCCTACCAGGAGATCATGGGCCAGGAGCGGCCGGTGGATCCCGACAGCGAGGTCGCGAAGGAAGTGCGCCTGATCGCCGAGCGGCTGATCGCCAAGGTCGACGCCGTCGAGGCCGAGCTTGCGCGCGAGCACGGACTGGAACCGACCCGGTTCTCGGAGACCTTCGACTGGGAGGTCAATGTGCTCGAGTCGGACCAGGCCAACGCGTTCTGCCTGCCCGGCGGCAAGATGGCGGTCTACACCGGCCTGCTGCCCGTGGCGCAGAACTCCGACGCCCTGGCGGTAGTGATGGGGCACGAGATCGCGCACGCGCTGTTGCGGCACGGTGCGCAACGCATGGCCCAGCAGCGGCTGACCCAGATCGGCCAGATGGCGGGGTCGCTCAGCGGCATGGACCCGCAGCAACAGCAGATGGCGATGGCCGCGATGGGCTACGGCTATCTGCTGCCTTACGCGCGCAAGCACGAGACCGAGGCCGACAACGTCGGCCTGCTGCTTGCGGCCGCGGCCTGCTTCGATCCACATCAGGCGGTGCCGCTGTGGGAGCGGATGTCGGCCGCCAGTGGTGGGCAATCTCAACCGGAATTCGCCTCCACCCACCCCAACCCCGGTACGCGCATCCAGACACTCGAGGGCTTGATGCCCAAGGCGATGGAATACCGCGCGAAGTTCTGTGAGGACGCAGGCGGCGAAGCCGCACTCGCGCGGTGA
- a CDS encoding formylglycine-generating enzyme family protein, translated as MRFREPGLRSILVAALLCALVLAGCRDEPVASQVEIGDGSVTISGDDAVVAALNWTPPAVTLPAEDPEAALVQAGEALAADDLYATADSAIPLYLGLASVPGYERASARGLQRAQARLLELGAQALVEVDTLDSAAGMRAAHEFAAVARYLAPGDPAVVAYLERVDQADRLRELNRAAERALQAGDLGESGGGALALFRQVLAERPGQPRAMQGMAAVESAMIRRAELAAEAADYRLASEWLTHAADIRPGFPTVEDARRRLEGVRAAHVRRLRDEGVDALPRINGVSVARARLAQIIAIAEPGDPVANDLRERIDRAVHYGDFRPGQVFTDALEGGARGPQMIVLPHGGFMMGALPGDDDAADNERPRHGVRFERGFAMGVREVSVGEFRRFVDATGYQSRAMRRGFSMAYDERTGNFLRRSNVDWRSDYVGRPAGDTMPVLHVSAKDAQAYVDWLSAQSGHRYRLPSEAEFEYAFRSGSSERFPWGEGTPPEGTGNMTGALDRSPSGRRWGNAFPDYGDGYWGPAPTGAFRPNSWGVHDLAGNVSEWMADCWHENYRRAPEDGSAWINPGCRNQVIRGGSWASSPAQTRASWRALAQVDTTNARLGFRVVREL; from the coding sequence ATGCGTTTTCGGGAGCCAGGTTTGCGCAGCATCCTCGTCGCCGCGTTGCTGTGCGCGCTCGTCCTTGCGGGCTGCCGCGACGAGCCTGTCGCCAGTCAGGTCGAGATCGGCGATGGCAGCGTCACGATCAGCGGCGACGATGCGGTCGTTGCCGCGCTCAACTGGACGCCCCCGGCTGTCACCCTGCCGGCGGAGGATCCCGAGGCGGCGCTCGTGCAGGCAGGCGAGGCGCTGGCCGCGGACGATCTCTACGCGACAGCTGATTCGGCAATCCCCTTGTACCTGGGGCTGGCCAGCGTGCCGGGGTATGAGCGCGCGTCCGCGCGCGGCCTGCAGCGCGCCCAGGCCCGGCTGCTCGAGCTCGGTGCGCAGGCGCTCGTCGAAGTCGACACACTCGACTCGGCGGCCGGCATGCGCGCCGCCCACGAGTTCGCTGCAGTCGCCCGGTATCTCGCGCCGGGCGATCCGGCGGTGGTGGCCTATCTGGAGCGCGTCGACCAAGCCGACCGCCTGCGGGAACTCAATCGCGCGGCCGAGCGCGCCCTGCAGGCTGGCGACCTGGGCGAATCGGGTGGCGGCGCGCTGGCGCTGTTCCGGCAGGTGCTGGCGGAGCGCCCCGGACAGCCACGCGCGATGCAGGGCATGGCCGCGGTCGAGAGCGCAATGATCCGTCGCGCCGAGCTCGCTGCCGAAGCGGCGGACTATCGCCTGGCTTCCGAGTGGCTCACGCACGCGGCGGACATCCGTCCCGGGTTTCCGACCGTCGAGGACGCGCGGCGCCGTCTCGAGGGCGTACGCGCGGCGCATGTGCGCCGCCTGCGGGACGAAGGCGTCGACGCCTTGCCCCGGATCAACGGTGTCAGCGTGGCCCGAGCACGCCTGGCGCAGATCATCGCGATCGCCGAGCCGGGCGACCCCGTCGCCAACGACCTGCGCGAGCGTATCGACCGGGCGGTGCACTACGGCGACTTCCGCCCCGGCCAGGTCTTCACCGATGCGCTCGAAGGCGGCGCGCGCGGCCCGCAGATGATCGTGTTGCCGCACGGCGGTTTCATGATGGGTGCGCTGCCGGGCGACGACGACGCCGCCGACAACGAGCGCCCGCGTCATGGCGTGCGCTTCGAACGCGGCTTCGCGATGGGGGTGCGCGAGGTCTCGGTCGGCGAGTTCCGGCGTTTCGTCGATGCCACCGGCTACCAGTCGCGCGCCATGCGCCGCGGCTTCTCGATGGCCTATGACGAGCGTACCGGCAACTTCCTGCGACGCAGCAACGTGGACTGGCGCTCGGACTATGTCGGTCGGCCTGCGGGCGACACGATGCCGGTCCTGCACGTCAGCGCCAAGGATGCGCAGGCCTACGTCGACTGGCTGTCCGCGCAGAGCGGGCATCGCTACCGCCTGCCGAGCGAGGCGGAATTCGAGTACGCGTTCCGCAGCGGCAGCAGCGAGCGGTTCCCGTGGGGCGAGGGCACACCCCCCGAGGGGACGGGCAACATGACCGGTGCCCTCGACCGCTCGCCGAGCGGCCGCAGATGGGGCAACGCGTTTCCGGACTACGGCGATGGCTACTGGGGCCCGGCGCCGACGGGCGCGTTCCGGCCCAATAGCTGGGGCGTTCACGACCTGGCTGGCAACGTCAGCGAATGGATGGCCGACTGCTGGCACGAGAACTATCGCCGCGCGCCGGAGGACGGCTCGGCCTGGATCAATCCGGGGTGCCGCAACCAGGTGATCCGCGGCGGCTCCTGGGCCAGTTCACCAGCGCAGACCCGCGCCAGCTGGCGGGCACTCGCGCAGGTGGACACCACCAATGCCAGACTCGGGTTCCGCGTGGTGCGCGAACTGTGA
- the rnd gene encoding ribonuclease D, which produces MSSPNSCWISDPATLQARLPSAPARVGLDTEFIRERTFWPQLALVQIAVETADGIEVLLVDPLAPGIAEALRPMLGDPAILKIMHSASEDLVAFGHACGAVPAPLFDTQIAAAISGTGAGMGYQRLVQETLGVALSKGETRSDWLRRPLSATQLEYAVDDVAHLFDLHDTLAARLDALDRAAWLAEDCARLVATAGNMEGERWPQLGGRAGLYLDADAQRRLARLLRWREQYARSQDRPRSWILDNELATLLARDPPADMAALQQRLDAHPKAPRKLTTVIWNALTTPLPDEAEMPLSRGEEPDRKQLKRLQQAVAERSAALGLPDGVLASRKGLEAMLEGADWPGALSGWRRGQLEAALAPLLERTGEARNGSV; this is translated from the coding sequence ATGTCATCTCCCAATTCCTGCTGGATCAGTGATCCGGCAACGCTGCAGGCCCGCCTGCCGTCCGCGCCGGCCCGTGTAGGCCTGGATACCGAGTTCATCCGTGAACGCACCTTCTGGCCGCAGCTGGCGCTGGTGCAGATCGCGGTCGAGACCGCCGACGGGATCGAGGTCCTGCTCGTCGACCCGCTTGCCCCGGGTATCGCCGAAGCGCTGCGCCCCATGCTCGGCGATCCGGCCATCCTCAAGATCATGCACAGCGCCAGCGAGGACCTCGTCGCCTTCGGCCATGCCTGCGGCGCCGTGCCTGCGCCGCTGTTCGACACCCAGATCGCCGCCGCGATCTCGGGCACCGGCGCCGGCATGGGCTACCAGCGCCTGGTGCAGGAGACGCTGGGCGTCGCGCTTTCCAAGGGCGAGACGCGCTCCGACTGGCTGCGCCGTCCGCTGTCGGCCACGCAGCTCGAATACGCGGTCGACGACGTCGCGCATCTCTTCGATCTGCACGACACGCTGGCCGCCAGGCTCGATGCGCTGGACCGTGCGGCCTGGCTGGCCGAGGACTGCGCGCGCCTGGTGGCGACCGCGGGGAACATGGAAGGCGAGCGCTGGCCGCAGCTCGGCGGCCGCGCCGGGCTGTACCTCGATGCCGACGCGCAGCGCCGTCTGGCGCGGCTGCTGCGCTGGCGTGAGCAGTACGCGCGCAGCCAGGACCGTCCACGCAGCTGGATCCTCGACAATGAACTCGCCACCCTGCTCGCCCGCGATCCGCCGGCGGACATGGCCGCCCTGCAGCAGCGCCTCGATGCGCATCCCAAGGCGCCGCGAAAGCTGACCACGGTGATCTGGAATGCGCTGACCACGCCCCTGCCCGACGAAGCGGAGATGCCGCTGTCGCGCGGCGAGGAGCCCGACCGCAAGCAGCTCAAGCGTCTGCAGCAGGCAGTCGCCGAGCGCAGCGCGGCGCTCGGCCTGCCCGATGGCGTGCTCGCATCCCGCAAGGGGCTCGAGGCCATGCTCGAAGGCGCCGACTGGCCCGGTGCCCTGTCGGGCTGGCGTCGTGGCCAGCTCGAAGCTGCGCTTGCGCCCCTGCTCGAAAGGACTGGCGAGGCGCGGAACGGATCCGTATAA
- a CDS encoding DUF6165 family protein produces the protein MSTILAPVSIGELADKITILEIKAERIADPQKLQNVRTELDGLLPLWAPLAAAQAEMTELKTALRAANTRMWDVQDALRAKEAAQDFGEEFIDLARAVARHNGDRVELKNRINRLAGSRFVEEKQYR, from the coding sequence ATGAGCACGATCCTGGCCCCGGTCTCGATCGGCGAACTCGCCGACAAGATCACCATTCTCGAGATCAAGGCCGAGCGGATCGCGGACCCGCAGAAGCTGCAGAACGTCCGCACCGAACTCGATGGCCTGCTGCCGCTGTGGGCGCCGCTGGCAGCCGCGCAAGCCGAAATGACCGAGCTGAAGACCGCGCTGCGGGCCGCCAACACGCGCATGTGGGACGTCCAGGATGCGTTGCGCGCGAAAGAGGCGGCGCAGGATTTCGGCGAGGAATTCATCGATCTGGCGCGGGCGGTCGCGCGTCACAATGGAGACCGCGTCGAACTCAAGAACCGGATCAACCGGCTTGCGGGCTCACGCTTCGTCGAGGAAAAGCAGTACCGCTGA
- a CDS encoding mechanosensitive ion channel family protein, with product MRYQHRLPVWLHDWIDLFLPVAQILLIVLAAWLLRVCMRRLIARIGHRYTLPAEAVVGARRVSSFLIYAGALLMVLERLGVSGTVLWTAFTGFAAVAAVAFFAAWSVLSNIFCTMLILTTRPFRLYDHVELLENGEKPGLRGQVVDINLIYTTLRESDDGDGAGTSLQIPNSLFFQRALRRWRGGALPTARSRGGAVDPLDV from the coding sequence GTGCGTTATCAGCATCGCCTGCCCGTCTGGCTGCACGACTGGATCGACCTCTTCCTGCCGGTCGCGCAGATCCTGCTGATCGTGCTTGCCGCCTGGCTGTTGCGCGTGTGCATGCGCCGGCTCATCGCGCGTATAGGCCATCGCTATACATTGCCGGCCGAAGCGGTCGTGGGTGCGCGCCGCGTCAGCTCGTTCCTGATCTATGCCGGCGCGCTGCTGATGGTCCTCGAGCGCCTGGGCGTGTCGGGGACGGTGTTGTGGACCGCGTTCACCGGCTTTGCCGCGGTTGCGGCGGTCGCGTTCTTTGCCGCCTGGAGCGTGCTGTCGAACATCTTCTGCACGATGCTGATCCTGACCACGCGCCCGTTCCGGCTCTACGACCATGTGGAGTTGCTGGAGAACGGCGAGAAGCCCGGGCTGCGCGGCCAGGTCGTGGACATCAACCTCATCTACACCACGCTGCGCGAGAGCGACGATGGCGATGGTGCCGGCACCAGCCTGCAGATCCCCAACAGCCTGTTCTTCCAGCGGGCGCTGCGCCGGTGGCGCGGGGGCGCATTGCCGACCGCGCGCAGCCGCGGCGGCGCAGTCGATCCGCTCGACGTCTGA
- a CDS encoding AI-2E family transporter produces the protein MPQSQDLVPFTRKVLIVLALVVLLVLAWALLPVFMLVFGAVVVAALFLSLAHLLQRLVPVGDGLALAIVLILLGGGLALLLWLFGAQVSGEMSKLTEALPGAYAQFEQWLDGTSLGAFVSDQLETLRDSMGRIVSSAGAIAITVSGGVVDMFLVLVGAIYIAAQPQMYRNGLLLLVPPSARAVAGDALSASAAALRLWLGGQLVAMLAVGLLTGLGLWLLGVPAPFALGLIAFLLDFVPIVGPIAAAIPGILLGFTVSPQIGLATAALYLVIQQIEGNLLQPLIQQRAVELPPAVLLFSLVIFGSLQGTVGLLLAAPLTVVLYVLVKQLYVRETLGTEVSVPGEDR, from the coding sequence ATGCCGCAGTCGCAGGATCTTGTTCCATTCACCCGCAAGGTCCTGATCGTCCTCGCGCTCGTCGTTCTTCTCGTGCTGGCCTGGGCGTTGCTTCCAGTGTTCATGCTGGTATTCGGCGCGGTCGTCGTCGCCGCGTTGTTCCTGTCGCTGGCGCATCTGCTGCAACGGCTGGTGCCCGTCGGCGACGGACTGGCACTTGCTATCGTCCTGATCCTGCTCGGCGGGGGGCTGGCGCTGCTGCTGTGGCTCTTCGGGGCGCAGGTATCGGGCGAGATGTCCAAACTCACCGAGGCGTTGCCCGGCGCATATGCACAGTTCGAGCAGTGGCTGGATGGGACCAGCCTGGGTGCGTTCGTCAGCGACCAGCTCGAGACCCTGCGCGACAGCATGGGCCGCATTGTCAGCAGCGCCGGCGCGATCGCGATCACCGTCTCCGGCGGCGTGGTGGACATGTTCCTTGTGCTGGTGGGTGCGATCTATATCGCCGCACAGCCGCAGATGTACCGCAACGGCCTGCTGTTGCTGGTGCCGCCCAGCGCGCGCGCAGTGGCGGGCGATGCCCTCTCCGCGAGCGCCGCGGCGCTGCGGCTCTGGCTGGGCGGGCAACTCGTCGCGATGCTCGCGGTGGGCCTGCTGACCGGGCTGGGCCTGTGGCTGCTGGGCGTGCCGGCCCCGTTCGCGCTCGGACTGATCGCATTCCTGCTTGATTTCGTGCCGATCGTCGGGCCGATCGCGGCCGCCATCCCGGGCATCCTGCTGGGCTTCACCGTGAGCCCGCAGATCGGGCTGGCGACCGCGGCGCTGTACCTGGTGATCCAGCAGATCGAGGGCAACCTGTTGCAGCCGCTGATCCAGCAGCGCGCGGTGGAACTGCCGCCGGCGGTGCTGCTGTTCTCATTGGTGATCTTCGGCAGCCTGCAGGGCACCGTCGGTCTGCTGCTCGCCGCGCCGCTGACGGTGGTGCTCTACGTGCTGGTCAAGCAGCTGTACGTGCGCGAGACCTTGGGCACCGAGGTGAGTGTGCCGGGGGAAGACCGATAG
- a CDS encoding DksA/TraR family C4-type zinc finger protein — protein sequence MATGWAGDGAVQDQIDATVKDAIERARSKLRSGPGLAHCEECDAPIPEARRNAVPGVRLCVDCQAAHDSDAAHSGFNRRGSKDSQLR from the coding sequence ATGGCCACGGGCTGGGCGGGTGATGGCGCGGTGCAGGACCAGATCGATGCCACGGTGAAGGATGCGATCGAACGCGCCCGCAGCAAGCTGCGCAGCGGGCCCGGACTTGCCCATTGCGAGGAATGCGATGCGCCGATTCCCGAGGCGCGGCGCAATGCGGTGCCCGGCGTACGCCTATGCGTGGACTGCCAGGCGGCGCACGACAGCGACGCGGCGCACAGCGGCTTCAACCGCCGCGGCAGCAAGGACAGTCAGCTGCGCTGA
- a CDS encoding VOC family protein, translating into MSLTLLLRCADPGRTRAFYDALPGFTVTHSAGETVTVTGHGGRLVFTGADLWNRAPTLTGTLYFTVDDVESCFARMQGAAQLAWPLQDMPYGAREFAILDCNGYVLAFQQGS; encoded by the coding sequence ATGTCGCTGACCCTGCTGCTGCGTTGCGCCGATCCCGGGCGGACCCGCGCGTTCTACGACGCCCTGCCCGGCTTCACCGTCACCCATTCGGCCGGCGAGACCGTCACTGTCACCGGCCACGGCGGGCGCCTGGTGTTCACCGGCGCCGACCTGTGGAATCGCGCGCCGACGCTGACCGGCACCCTCTATTTCACCGTCGACGATGTCGAGTCGTGCTTCGCCCGCATGCAGGGCGCGGCCCAGCTTGCCTGGCCTCTGCAGGACATGCCGTACGGGGCCCGCGAGTTCGCGATCCTCGACTGCAACGGATACGTGCTGGCGTTCCAGCAGGGCAGCTGA